One Pseudomonas abieticivorans genomic region harbors:
- a CDS encoding AzlD domain-containing protein, with protein sequence MIFAMIVGMSLIVFLNRYVFLEPRLPLRLSSNVRQFLGFAVPGMLTAICGPIVFMPDRQLNLHLGNPYLISSLVAIGLVVLTRNTLVSMLLSMAFFFLLKWML encoded by the coding sequence ATGATCTTCGCCATGATCGTGGGCATGAGCCTGATTGTTTTTCTCAACCGCTACGTATTCCTGGAGCCGCGTTTGCCCCTGCGCCTGAGCAGCAACGTGCGCCAGTTCCTGGGCTTTGCCGTGCCCGGCATGCTCACCGCCATCTGTGGGCCGATCGTGTTCATGCCCGACCGGCAATTGAACCTGCACCTGGGCAACCCTTACCTGATCAGTTCGCTGGTGGCGATTGGTCTTGTGGTGCTGACCCGTAATACACTGGTGAGCATGCTGTTGAGCATGGCCTTTTTCTTTTTGCTGAAGTGGATGCTCTGA
- a CDS encoding AzlC family ABC transporter permease, with translation MPIHLPPTTAFGRGALAAMPLTLAVAPWGLLAGSMAIEAKLTPLQSQGLSVFVFAGGAQLVAIGMLKSGASLLSILLTTLLVTSQHLLYGLSMRPVLANLAARWRLPLGFLLTDEAFALTSSHGPSRFNRWYMLGAGLSFYIAWNLYTLAGIVMGQNIPGLDKLGLDFSIAATFIALITPLVRSIPTLVCVGTSLCCSVLLSYWGWESALVVSGLLGMCAGFTCNKLWGAAA, from the coding sequence ATGCCTATTCACCTGCCCCCCACCACCGCCTTCGGCCGCGGCGCCCTGGCCGCGATGCCGCTCACCCTGGCCGTTGCGCCTTGGGGCCTGTTGGCCGGGTCCATGGCCATCGAGGCCAAGCTCACGCCCTTGCAAAGCCAAGGCCTGTCGGTGTTCGTGTTTGCCGGCGGTGCCCAGTTGGTGGCCATTGGCATGCTCAAGAGCGGCGCCAGCTTGCTGTCGATCCTGCTGACTACCCTGCTGGTGACCTCGCAGCACTTGTTGTACGGCCTGAGCATGCGCCCGGTGCTGGCCAACCTGGCGGCGCGCTGGCGCCTGCCCTTGGGTTTTTTGCTCACCGACGAGGCCTTTGCGCTGACCAGCAGCCACGGCCCCAGCCGCTTCAATCGCTGGTACATGCTGGGCGCAGGCTTGAGTTTTTACATTGCCTGGAACCTCTACACCCTGGCCGGCATCGTGATGGGTCAGAACATCCCCGGGCTGGACAAACTGGGCCTGGATTTTTCCATTGCCGCCACCTTTATCGCCCTGATCACGCCGCTGGTGCGTTCGATACCGACGCTGGTGTGCGTGGGCACCTCGTTATGCTGCTCGGTGTTGCTCAGCTATTGGGGCTGGGAGTCAGCGCTGGTGGTGTCGGGCCTGCTGGGCATGTGCGCAGGCTTTACGTGTAACAAACTCTGGGGGGCGGCGGCATGA
- a CDS encoding glycosyltransferase, with protein MSVKNIISTLGACIHHLNISVNTLRGKRVSAQVLPDLPAQISGISYSPFRKCQDPAYDDFPTAKQIKRDFEILNKFTSNIRTYTVKGASERLAYLASDCNIKVCLGLELTTCRDSNLEEIDRAINIAKNLSNITSLIVGNECLLMRKLPYQELIDCVEIVKSKTSLPVSTAEPWHIWLEYGALTKCVDYMAVHIHPFWEWVPVEEASDYTLARLEQLQAHYPDKKISLAEIGWPSAGNLPVGKAGEPGAQARYLRELVCRLEEKKQDYFIVESFDQPWKLREGNVGQSWGVFDSSRRQKFTFQGELSLKISFSKILFGAVTQSSCAFRNAVLFVGLLVAGFASLLFWLTVTPPETVSVLVILVFAFAIWLLAMAIAFYSEIHELIECVWPLEVQRDHLPLPSSNSPLPKVSIHVPCCNEPAEMVIQSLDALADLNYENYEVLVIDNNSPDDYLWQPVKAHCEKLGDKFRFFHVKHLPGYKAGALNYLLQHTASDAEVVGVIDADYCIQPDWLARTAVFFGHPKLALFQCPQDYRDERNSLFKLLCHYEYQLFFQVGMVIRNNHNAIIQHGTMTLVRRSVLEQLKWADWCICEDAELGLRILEQGHDTFYARESMGRGLTPDTFSDFKKQRSRWAYGAIQIMKRHRNNLLLNEKKSLTWNQRYYFITGWLAWVGDGLGLIFTLLALCWTGWSVYVGDLSSPVPVLLILPLTALMILKILKAGFLYSKVMGLDHKNALYSTVAGLALSYTIGKAVIYGLFSHRRPFHRTPKATHAGPAVMAVGEAIEEFVIFTLLMMSVAVSIFIPPVHTFSSCLWILFLIQMSTPYCAALVMAYFSSCATDHARSKKVAQQEHS; from the coding sequence ATGTCAGTCAAGAATATAATTTCAACACTGGGCGCTTGTATACACCACTTAAATATTAGCGTGAACACGCTCAGGGGCAAAAGAGTAAGCGCGCAGGTACTTCCTGACTTGCCCGCACAAATATCTGGAATCTCTTATTCTCCGTTTAGGAAATGCCAAGATCCCGCATACGATGATTTTCCCACAGCTAAACAAATAAAGCGTGATTTTGAAATTCTAAATAAATTCACAAGTAACATTAGAACTTATACAGTAAAAGGTGCGTCCGAGCGATTGGCATACCTGGCAAGTGATTGCAATATAAAAGTGTGTCTAGGTCTGGAGTTGACGACCTGCAGGGATAGCAATCTTGAGGAGATTGATCGTGCAATAAATATTGCAAAAAATTTATCAAATATAACGTCTTTGATTGTGGGTAATGAGTGTCTGTTGATGAGAAAGCTCCCCTATCAAGAACTCATAGACTGTGTGGAGATAGTCAAAAGCAAAACCAGTTTGCCCGTGAGCACCGCAGAGCCGTGGCATATCTGGTTAGAGTATGGCGCGCTGACCAAATGTGTTGATTATATGGCTGTTCATATTCATCCGTTCTGGGAGTGGGTGCCAGTTGAAGAGGCTAGTGATTACACGCTTGCTCGGCTCGAACAACTGCAGGCGCACTATCCCGACAAGAAAATATCGCTTGCGGAAATCGGCTGGCCAAGTGCAGGAAATTTACCGGTAGGCAAGGCAGGGGAGCCTGGAGCACAGGCTAGGTATTTAAGGGAGTTGGTCTGTCGTTTAGAGGAAAAGAAACAGGATTATTTCATTGTTGAATCATTTGATCAGCCCTGGAAATTGCGCGAAGGGAATGTGGGTCAATCCTGGGGGGTGTTTGATAGCTCTCGCCGGCAGAAATTTACATTTCAAGGGGAACTTAGTCTCAAGATATCGTTTTCGAAAATATTATTTGGCGCAGTAACGCAGTCGTCCTGCGCATTTAGAAATGCGGTACTGTTTGTGGGTTTGCTGGTGGCTGGCTTTGCGTCCTTATTGTTTTGGCTAACCGTCACGCCCCCAGAAACCGTAAGCGTGCTAGTCATTCTTGTTTTTGCTTTCGCCATTTGGCTGCTGGCAATGGCCATTGCCTTTTACTCTGAAATTCACGAGCTCATTGAGTGTGTTTGGCCTCTGGAAGTACAGAGGGATCATCTACCGCTGCCGTCCTCAAACAGCCCCCTTCCTAAGGTTTCAATTCATGTGCCTTGCTGCAATGAGCCGGCTGAAATGGTGATCCAGTCACTGGATGCCTTGGCTGATTTGAATTACGAAAATTATGAAGTATTGGTCATAGATAATAACTCTCCAGATGATTATTTATGGCAGCCTGTCAAGGCTCATTGTGAAAAGCTGGGGGATAAATTTAGATTTTTTCATGTTAAACATTTGCCAGGATATAAGGCTGGCGCTCTGAATTACTTATTGCAGCATACGGCTAGTGATGCGGAGGTTGTCGGGGTAATTGATGCTGATTATTGTATTCAACCTGACTGGTTGGCGCGAACGGCTGTTTTTTTTGGACATCCTAAATTGGCTTTATTTCAATGCCCACAGGATTATAGGGATGAGCGAAATAGTTTATTTAAGTTGCTGTGTCACTATGAGTACCAACTGTTCTTTCAGGTAGGCATGGTCATTAGAAATAATCACAATGCGATAATTCAACACGGGACGATGACGTTGGTGCGTCGCTCTGTGCTTGAACAATTAAAATGGGCAGATTGGTGTATCTGTGAAGATGCGGAACTCGGGTTGCGCATACTCGAGCAAGGTCATGACACTTTTTATGCAAGAGAGTCCATGGGGCGCGGCCTCACGCCGGACACATTTAGTGATTTTAAAAAGCAACGGTCCCGTTGGGCCTATGGCGCCATTCAGATCATGAAGCGGCATCGAAATAATTTATTGTTAAATGAAAAAAAATCGCTAACGTGGAACCAGCGATATTATTTTATTACTGGCTGGCTGGCGTGGGTCGGAGACGGGCTTGGCTTAATATTTACCCTGCTGGCGTTGTGTTGGACAGGTTGGTCTGTATATGTGGGTGATTTATCATCGCCGGTGCCGGTGCTGTTGATTTTGCCTCTGACGGCACTGATGATATTAAAAATCTTAAAAGCTGGCTTTCTCTACAGTAAAGTGATGGGCCTGGATCATAAAAATGCGCTTTATTCAACGGTCGCAGGTCTGGCATTGTCTTACACAATTGGCAAGGCGGTTATCTATGGTTTATTCAGCCACCGCCGACCTTTTCATCGCACTCCCAAAGCAACTCATGCCGGTCCCGCTGTGATGGCGGTAGGGGAGGCTATCGAGGAGTTTGTCATATTTACACTCTTAATGATGAGTGTTGCAGTATCAATTTTTATCCCGCCTGTTCATACGTTTTCCTCATGTCTATGGATTTTATTTCTGATCCAAATGTCTACGCCTTATTGCGCTGCTTTGGTGATGGCTTATTTTTCTTCCTGCGCTACGGACCACGCACGTAGCAAAAAGGTAGCACAACAGG